One Halioglobus japonicus DNA segment encodes these proteins:
- a CDS encoding DUF72 domain-containing protein, whose translation MKAKLGYFLGLPAWAFPGWSGSYFPEGGSSLAHYASVFNTVEGNTTFYRVPDEASVARWQQAVAGSDFRFSFKLPRSVTHERRPDWIALSTFLRVLEPLGDHLGPFLVQCPATLGPMELAVLERLFVALPADFRYVLEVRHPEFFYCPQLLEPLLERTGAGRVMFDSRPIYNEDIRHPEVLAARHKKPDVPLLDTVYNGLVYARVVLHPDQNLNTPYVDEWLQRCSDYLSAGFTVYFMMHCPNNQHCPEFAATFHDALRGKVADLPGLPAWPMPQQSSLF comes from the coding sequence TTGAAGGCAAAGCTGGGCTATTTTCTTGGCTTGCCGGCTTGGGCGTTTCCCGGTTGGTCTGGCAGCTACTTTCCTGAGGGAGGAAGTTCCCTGGCGCACTATGCCAGTGTCTTCAATACTGTTGAGGGGAATACCACCTTTTACCGGGTGCCGGATGAGGCCAGCGTTGCCCGTTGGCAGCAGGCAGTTGCGGGGTCGGACTTTCGCTTCAGCTTCAAGCTGCCGCGCTCCGTCACCCATGAGCGCAGGCCAGACTGGATTGCACTGAGCACATTTCTTCGTGTGCTGGAGCCTTTAGGTGATCATCTCGGACCTTTCCTAGTGCAATGTCCTGCCACGCTGGGCCCGATGGAGCTGGCCGTGCTCGAAAGATTGTTCGTGGCCTTGCCGGCCGACTTTCGGTATGTGCTGGAGGTGCGCCACCCGGAATTCTTCTATTGTCCACAGCTGCTGGAGCCTCTGTTAGAGCGAACCGGCGCTGGTCGAGTGATGTTCGACAGTAGGCCAATCTATAATGAAGACATACGGCACCCCGAGGTCTTAGCCGCGCGCCATAAAAAGCCAGACGTGCCGCTATTAGACACAGTTTACAACGGCCTAGTTTACGCGAGGGTGGTCCTGCATCCTGATCAGAATCTGAACACCCCATATGTCGATGAGTGGTTGCAGCGTTGCTCGGATTACCTTTCCGCAGGGTTCACGGTGTACTTCATGATGCACTGTCCCAATAACCAGCACTGCCCTGAATTCGCAGCGACCTTCCACGACGCTTTACGAGGGAAAGTAGCTGATCTTCCCGGTCTTCCTGCCTGGCCAATGCCACAACAGAGCAGCTTGTTCTGA
- a CDS encoding DUF1501 domain-containing protein, with the protein MPVSRRKFLNLSAGSIAGASLGGISTALSGIQAQAGNTSGYKAMVCVFLFGGMDNHDTIIPYDQGSYQRWANIRSSLIRAQGASRARDNLLQLSNEKKLGFGSRKFALPPELAGLHRLYETGNAAIIGNVGPLLTRTDRSSFTNELVPLPSRLFSHNDQQATWMAGAPEGAQFGWGGLFADAMQQSGANLGAAFSTVTTGGSALFITGRETAPYQVGEEGASQPWVLEYTEEKLRDELRRHFRAERYNRGNFLRSDMASKVHASFDANELYNIATQKIDASTETPFPSTPLGQQLRSVARTIAARAHLGVHRQIFTVAMGGFDTHSGQAQDLPALQTALGDAIEAFYGAIDGMGLANDVTLFTASDFGRTLAINGDGTDHGWGAHHFVVGGAVKGKQIFGDIPEAEFDHDQDAGGGRLIPTQSVEQFAAPLGRWFGLGENDLANALPRLSNFGEGVQFLS; encoded by the coding sequence ATGCCAGTTTCTCGAAGAAAATTCCTGAACCTCAGCGCTGGCTCGATCGCTGGCGCGTCCTTAGGCGGTATATCGACTGCACTATCTGGAATCCAGGCCCAGGCAGGGAATACCAGTGGCTACAAAGCGATGGTCTGTGTATTCCTGTTTGGCGGTATGGACAATCACGACACCATCATCCCCTACGACCAGGGCAGCTACCAGCGCTGGGCGAACATTCGCTCCTCACTCATCAGAGCACAGGGCGCCAGCCGCGCACGCGACAACCTGCTTCAGCTTTCAAATGAAAAAAAACTCGGCTTCGGCAGCCGGAAATTCGCATTGCCTCCGGAACTGGCAGGGCTGCATCGGCTCTATGAAACTGGCAATGCCGCTATTATCGGCAACGTCGGCCCACTGTTGACGCGCACTGATCGCAGCAGTTTCACCAACGAACTTGTCCCACTTCCTTCACGCCTCTTCTCCCATAACGATCAGCAGGCAACCTGGATGGCGGGCGCACCAGAGGGTGCCCAATTTGGCTGGGGTGGCCTATTCGCAGATGCAATGCAACAGTCGGGTGCCAACCTTGGCGCGGCCTTCAGCACCGTGACCACCGGCGGTAGTGCGCTTTTCATCACCGGCCGTGAGACGGCTCCCTACCAAGTAGGCGAAGAAGGTGCCTCCCAGCCGTGGGTTCTAGAGTACACCGAAGAAAAGCTTCGAGACGAACTACGCAGACACTTTCGCGCAGAACGCTATAACCGCGGCAATTTCCTGCGCAGCGACATGGCCAGTAAAGTTCACGCCTCGTTCGATGCCAATGAGCTTTACAACATCGCCACTCAGAAAATCGACGCATCGACTGAAACGCCTTTCCCGTCCACACCGCTTGGTCAGCAGCTGCGATCGGTGGCTAGAACCATCGCCGCCAGAGCACATTTGGGCGTGCACAGACAGATTTTCACGGTCGCCATGGGCGGCTTTGACACACATTCTGGCCAGGCTCAGGATCTGCCTGCGCTACAGACAGCTCTAGGTGACGCGATCGAGGCATTTTATGGGGCCATCGATGGTATGGGACTGGCCAACGACGTGACCCTTTTCACCGCATCCGACTTTGGCCGCACACTAGCGATCAACGGTGATGGCACCGACCACGGCTGGGGTGCGCATCACTTCGTTGTCGGCGGCGCAGTCAAAGGGAAGCAGATTTTTGGGGACATTCCTGAAGCGGAATTTGATCACGATCAGGACGCCGGCGGTGGCCGCCTGATTCCCACTCAGTCCGTAGAGCAGTTTGCAGCTCCTCTGGGACGCTGGTTCGGACTGGGCGAGAACGACCTCGCCAACGCGTTGCCCAGGCTTAGCAATTTTGGAGAAGGAGTGCAGTTTTTGAGTTGA
- a CDS encoding DUF1800 domain-containing protein translates to MPGWKTLIILCGTTALASLPPVQAADDAFVTPKTTARFLAQATFGPRPDEISRLAQTSASAWFLDQLQEPPNYLMPFLLEYRQNTPEAEEEVVLLENEAATFGFWRNAIVGRDQLRQRMAFALSELLVVSNSGGGLLTDIPDAVVYYQDLLIEHAFGNYRDLLEAVTYAPAMGHYLTYMGNEKGDLETGRVPDENYAREIMQLFTIGLLELNADGTPRTDTEGQPLETYNNEDVTGLARVFTGLNIDKRYFDGDDVEDADGIAFAVPMVIYPDSHSDRPKQFLGTRIAANTPGKQSIDAALDHLFAHPNVAPFVGRQLIQRFVTSHPTRGYTKRVASTFERGRYTLPDGTRVGTGRRGDLTATLAAILFDHQARNPNGRVTGKVREPILRMTHWARAFRAKQVTPEYSWALWDTSEATALGQHPYRAPSVFNFFRPGYVAPGTLTGSRNLTAPELQIVNASSVPGYANFMTPFIFNEARETDVEELQEEYDEEGLPLNAELALTSFEPNYSREIQLANNSNALLNRLDIILTHGQLSGVTRAQIKRVLAEIPPEDNELRELRVMFAVMMIMTSPDYLVIR, encoded by the coding sequence ATGCCCGGTTGGAAAACGCTAATTATTCTCTGCGGAACCACTGCTCTCGCGTCTTTACCGCCCGTACAGGCCGCGGACGACGCTTTCGTAACACCGAAAACGACCGCTCGATTTTTAGCGCAGGCCACTTTTGGTCCCAGACCAGACGAGATCAGCCGCCTGGCCCAGACCAGTGCCTCAGCTTGGTTCCTCGACCAACTGCAAGAGCCGCCCAACTATCTTATGCCGTTTCTACTCGAGTATCGTCAGAACACTCCTGAAGCCGAGGAGGAAGTTGTTCTGCTGGAGAACGAGGCCGCCACGTTCGGTTTCTGGCGCAACGCCATTGTCGGTCGGGACCAATTGCGACAACGCATGGCATTTGCCCTGTCTGAGCTACTTGTGGTTTCCAACAGCGGTGGCGGACTCCTCACGGACATTCCCGATGCCGTCGTTTACTACCAGGACCTGCTGATTGAGCACGCTTTCGGCAATTACCGTGATCTGCTGGAGGCAGTGACTTATGCACCCGCGATGGGACACTACCTGACCTACATGGGCAATGAGAAGGGGGACCTGGAAACCGGTCGCGTCCCCGACGAGAACTACGCCCGCGAAATCATGCAGCTCTTCACAATTGGACTGCTCGAGCTGAATGCGGATGGCACGCCGCGCACGGATACTGAAGGCCAGCCTCTCGAAACCTACAACAACGAGGATGTCACCGGGCTCGCGCGCGTATTCACCGGGCTTAATATCGATAAACGTTACTTTGACGGCGATGACGTTGAAGACGCTGATGGCATCGCATTCGCCGTACCGATGGTGATCTACCCAGACAGTCACTCAGATCGTCCGAAGCAGTTTCTGGGCACCCGCATCGCAGCTAATACGCCGGGCAAGCAGAGCATCGATGCTGCATTAGACCACCTTTTCGCCCATCCTAACGTAGCACCTTTCGTCGGTCGCCAGTTAATACAGCGGTTTGTGACCAGTCATCCTACTAGGGGCTATACAAAACGCGTGGCCAGTACTTTCGAGCGCGGCCGGTACACATTACCTGACGGCACACGGGTGGGTACTGGTCGGCGAGGCGACCTGACAGCAACTCTGGCAGCTATACTGTTTGATCACCAGGCGCGCAATCCCAACGGCCGAGTCACGGGGAAGGTACGCGAACCGATTCTGCGTATGACCCATTGGGCCAGAGCCTTTAGGGCCAAACAGGTAACGCCCGAATACTCCTGGGCCCTGTGGGACACCAGCGAGGCTACCGCGCTCGGTCAGCACCCCTACAGGGCACCCTCGGTATTCAACTTTTTTCGCCCCGGATACGTGGCACCGGGCACACTGACGGGCAGCCGCAACCTGACGGCGCCTGAGCTACAAATTGTGAACGCCAGTTCAGTACCCGGCTATGCCAACTTCATGACGCCCTTCATCTTTAACGAGGCCCGCGAGACGGATGTAGAAGAGTTGCAAGAAGAGTATGACGAAGAAGGGCTGCCGCTCAATGCAGAACTCGCCCTCACCAGTTTCGAACCAAACTACAGCAGAGAAATCCAGCTGGCGAACAACAGCAACGCTCTCCTCAATCGCCTTGACATCATTCTCACCCACGGCCAGCTGTCGGGAGTTACTCGAGCGCAGATAAAACGCGTCCTTGCAGAGATTCCTCCAGAGGATAATGAACTGCGCGAACTGCGCGTGATGTTCGCGGTAATGATGATTATGACCTCCCCCGACTACCTTGTAATTCGCTAG
- a CDS encoding sensor histidine kinase, with protein MFRSSVFRLTLLASLGFFLVVILLGGFLGALNLKDIEAREQEELLDHHEWLTELLAEDGLDALANELGEENEPWLQPDEEAFWILEDGDFAALISGIDGTPLLGLPFLKDAPTGLSERLFYFEDLDEALETRVYRGDAVRDHVITVARNRSWDYFVLKDTLNAGLFFLIIISIPLSLVIGYALSKRVHRRLDDLAIAVEQIGMGNSDQRASVSKHNDEFDTLATQVNSMLDRLEAMHRNIESVSIGVAHDIKTPLSRISNRLQLMHQDLADPVALEAHLTSAEQQVQTVLQVFSNLLRLSEIESADRGKRFSEVELSTLVEDVVESYQPVFVDAGRRLEPAILPDLRIEGDTNMLTQMLTNLLENSIEHGNPGGKTWVRLQSSKSGVLLQVGDDGPGIPPEHHSQIFERFYRADASRSEPGNGLGLAIVRSVSQLHGADITLLQGQKGTVFDCIFPTNP; from the coding sequence GTGTTCAGATCTTCGGTCTTTCGCCTGACACTATTAGCATCACTTGGCTTTTTCCTGGTGGTGATACTGCTGGGTGGTTTTCTGGGTGCCCTTAACCTGAAGGACATAGAGGCCCGCGAGCAGGAAGAACTGCTCGACCACCACGAGTGGCTTACCGAGTTGCTCGCGGAAGACGGCCTCGATGCCCTGGCGAATGAACTAGGCGAAGAAAACGAGCCCTGGCTTCAACCCGATGAGGAGGCTTTCTGGATCTTAGAAGACGGAGACTTCGCCGCCCTGATTAGTGGCATCGATGGAACGCCGCTGCTGGGCCTACCATTTCTGAAAGATGCACCCACAGGCCTGTCCGAGCGACTTTTTTACTTTGAGGATTTGGATGAGGCACTGGAGACGCGGGTCTATCGCGGGGACGCGGTCCGTGATCACGTGATCACCGTGGCCCGCAATCGAAGCTGGGATTATTTCGTCCTCAAGGATACGCTGAACGCAGGTCTATTCTTCCTCATCATTATCAGCATTCCACTATCACTGGTGATAGGCTATGCGTTGAGCAAGCGGGTTCACAGGCGCTTGGATGACCTCGCCATCGCAGTGGAGCAGATAGGCATGGGTAACTCTGATCAACGCGCATCTGTGAGCAAACACAATGACGAATTTGACACGCTTGCGACTCAGGTCAACTCCATGCTGGATCGGCTCGAGGCGATGCATCGCAATATCGAATCCGTCTCGATAGGCGTAGCCCATGACATTAAGACACCTCTGTCGCGCATTTCCAACCGTCTGCAGCTTATGCACCAAGATTTGGCAGACCCGGTGGCACTGGAGGCGCACCTGACCAGTGCCGAGCAGCAAGTACAGACTGTATTGCAGGTATTCAGTAACTTACTCCGGCTGAGTGAAATCGAGTCAGCTGACCGTGGCAAACGCTTCAGCGAGGTTGAGCTTTCCACTCTGGTCGAAGATGTCGTTGAAAGTTACCAACCAGTGTTCGTCGACGCCGGCCGCAGGCTCGAGCCGGCGATCCTGCCCGATCTAAGGATTGAAGGTGACACCAACATGCTGACACAAATGCTCACCAACCTTCTGGAGAACAGCATTGAACATGGGAATCCCGGAGGAAAAACCTGGGTTCGTCTTCAGAGTTCTAAAAGCGGCGTTCTACTCCAGGTGGGCGACGACGGCCCCGGCATTCCCCCGGAGCATCACTCACAGATTTTCGAACGATTCTATCGCGCAGACGCGAGCCGCTCGGAACCGGGGAACGGCTTGGGCCTTGCCATCGTTCGCTCTGTCTCTCAGCTGCACGGTGCCGACATCACACTACTACAAGGCCAGAAAGGCACGGTGTTTGACTGTATCTTTCCCACCAATCCATAG
- a CDS encoding response regulator transcription factor, which yields MNILLIEDDLDTAEFVTRGLREQGYAVQHESDSPSGVLASASGDFDVIVFDRLLPGMDGIDAVRILRGSKLDTPILMLTALSGIDDRVAGLEAGADDYMVKPFAFSELLARVRALARRKPLLKDEIELQAGDLALNRASRTVQRAGQTIELLPREFQILELFLMHPGQVITRTMLLDRVWGYTFDPKTSLVQTHVSRLRTKIDKPFTTELIKTVRGSGYMLKAD from the coding sequence GTGAATATCCTGCTGATTGAGGACGACCTGGACACTGCTGAATTCGTCACTCGCGGTCTGCGCGAGCAGGGCTACGCAGTTCAACACGAGAGCGACAGCCCTTCGGGCGTGTTGGCCTCAGCATCTGGCGACTTTGATGTCATCGTGTTCGATCGGCTACTTCCAGGCATGGATGGCATTGACGCTGTACGCATTTTGCGGGGTAGCAAGCTGGATACGCCCATACTCATGTTGACCGCTCTATCGGGTATCGATGACCGTGTGGCAGGACTAGAAGCTGGCGCTGACGACTATATGGTCAAACCCTTCGCCTTTTCGGAATTACTCGCCCGGGTCAGGGCTCTGGCCCGGCGCAAGCCCCTGCTCAAAGATGAGATTGAGCTCCAAGCGGGAGACCTGGCCTTGAATCGGGCATCGCGCACTGTCCAACGCGCAGGCCAAACTATTGAGCTTCTGCCGCGTGAATTTCAAATCTTGGAGCTTTTTCTCATGCACCCGGGCCAAGTTATCACCCGCACTATGCTACTGGATCGCGTTTGGGGTTATACCTTTGACCCAAAGACTTCGCTCGTGCAAACCCACGTCAGTCGCCTGCGTACAAAAATCGACAAACCGTTCACCACCGAGCTGATTAAAACCGTGCGTGGCTCTGGATACATGCTGAAGGCGGATTGA
- a CDS encoding type 1 glutamine amidotransferase domain-containing protein: protein MVLTSHDKLGDTGEKTGFWLEEFAAPYYRMLDAGVELTIASPAGGQPPLAPKSDAPDAQTDAAQRFTADTAAQAVLAGSRVLAELDVADFDAFFYPGGHGPLWDLTEDVDSIALIENALAQGKPVAAVCHAPAVLIRATVEGEPMVKGRRVTGFTNSEEAAVGLTDVVPFLLEDRLHELGGNFSAAADWEPHVVVDGLLITGQNPASSAPVADALIDAIGAGE from the coding sequence ATGGTACTGACTTCACACGATAAACTGGGTGATACAGGTGAGAAAACTGGATTTTGGCTGGAGGAGTTTGCGGCCCCTTATTACCGGATGCTCGACGCCGGTGTCGAATTGACTATCGCCTCACCCGCCGGCGGTCAGCCGCCGCTGGCCCCCAAGAGCGACGCCCCCGACGCCCAGACCGACGCGGCACAACGATTCACTGCAGATACGGCGGCGCAAGCGGTGCTTGCTGGCTCGCGTGTGCTTGCAGAGCTTGACGTCGCCGACTTCGATGCCTTTTTCTATCCCGGCGGGCACGGGCCACTCTGGGACCTCACGGAAGATGTCGACTCCATTGCACTGATCGAGAATGCCCTGGCGCAGGGCAAGCCCGTTGCCGCGGTGTGTCATGCGCCCGCGGTGCTTATCAGGGCGACCGTGGAAGGTGAGCCTATGGTCAAGGGACGTCGTGTAACTGGCTTTACCAACAGTGAGGAAGCGGCTGTTGGCTTGACCGATGTGGTGCCGTTCTTGCTGGAAGACCGGCTGCATGAGTTGGGAGGAAATTTCAGTGCAGCGGCCGACTGGGAGCCTCACGTAGTGGTTGATGGTTTGCTGATAACTGGGCAGAACCCCGCGTCATCGGCACCGGTGGCGGACGCTTTGATCGACGCAATTGGCGCCGGCGAGTAA
- a CDS encoding nuclear transport factor 2 family protein, with the protein MTEKQQVEREALETYHRFVAQRDRIDEGEAGWETLADFFTEDAVYLDPAWGRQEGRETIRNFFVASMAGLTGYGWSTPERWTMTEGHRLVSHWDQVLGEKPDGSQWIVPGLSILYYAGDGLFCYSHDYLNMTYIGETLKAMAWRPPAEFNMPPAKPDWHTHLPPAWRHLPDVFAADGSAV; encoded by the coding sequence ATGACAGAAAAACAACAGGTTGAGCGAGAAGCGCTCGAAACATATCACCGTTTCGTGGCCCAGCGTGATCGCATCGACGAGGGCGAAGCCGGTTGGGAGACGCTGGCTGACTTTTTTACCGAGGACGCGGTCTATCTGGACCCGGCCTGGGGCAGGCAGGAAGGGCGCGAAACAATCCGCAATTTTTTTGTCGCCTCGATGGCCGGTCTGACCGGTTATGGCTGGTCGACGCCTGAGCGATGGACCATGACCGAGGGCCACCGTCTCGTCAGTCACTGGGACCAGGTGCTCGGGGAGAAGCCCGACGGCAGTCAGTGGATCGTGCCCGGGCTGTCCATACTCTACTACGCTGGGGACGGTCTGTTCTGCTACAGCCACGACTATCTTAACATGACGTATATCGGTGAGACGCTCAAGGCGATGGCCTGGCGGCCGCCGGCTGAGTTCAACATGCCGCCCGCCAAGCCGGATTGGCATACGCATCTACCACCTGCCTGGAGGCATTTGCCCGATGTGTTTGCGGCCGATGGCAGCGCTGTCTGA
- a CDS encoding MFS transporter gives MLGVVDAQAFLFVVDSEVNAGASWHGSLPYFIFMAFIAVIAIFSFRYLPETKGKSLEEIESIWR, from the coding sequence GTGCTTGGCGTCGTCGACGCACAGGCTTTTCTCTTTGTCGTCGACAGTGAGGTCAATGCCGGCGCATCCTGGCATGGCAGTCTGCCGTACTTTATTTTTATGGCGTTTATCGCCGTGATCGCGATTTTCAGTTTCCGGTATTTACCGGAAACCAAGGGCAAGTCGCTGGAAGAGATCGAGAGCATCTGGCGGTAG
- a CDS encoding M15 family metallopeptidase yields the protein MPMRFLMTLLLLGASVKTIADEVLVNLIDYAPDIKTEIRYHGSDNFVGRRVDGYEAPQCLLTLPSAQALAAAQQELLSFGLSLRVYDCYRPQRAVDHFMRWTRDTSDTLQKARYYPTLAKSELVPKGYIAEQSGHSRGSTVDLTLVETASGQALDMGTEWDYFGPLSNTQNDTIRPKARANRLLLRSVMERHGFSNYPAEWWHFTLKNEPYPETYFDEPVR from the coding sequence ATGCCCATGCGTTTCCTGATGACTCTGCTGCTGCTCGGCGCCAGCGTTAAAACTATCGCTGATGAGGTGCTGGTCAATCTCATTGATTACGCACCGGATATCAAAACTGAGATTCGCTACCATGGCTCTGACAATTTCGTCGGCCGGCGTGTCGATGGCTATGAAGCTCCCCAATGCCTGCTCACCCTGCCCAGCGCTCAGGCGTTAGCGGCAGCGCAGCAGGAATTGTTGAGTTTTGGTCTGTCATTGCGCGTGTACGACTGTTACAGGCCACAACGGGCCGTCGACCACTTTATGCGCTGGACTCGCGACACCAGCGACACCCTGCAGAAGGCGCGTTACTATCCGACCCTCGCGAAGTCAGAGCTTGTGCCAAAAGGCTATATAGCAGAACAATCTGGTCACTCGCGCGGCAGCACCGTCGATCTCACGCTCGTAGAAACGGCCAGCGGGCAGGCACTGGATATGGGCACCGAATGGGACTACTTCGGCCCCCTTTCAAACACCCAGAACGACACCATCAGACCTAAGGCGCGAGCGAATCGCCTGTTGCTACGCAGCGTTATGGAACGCCATGGCTTCAGCAACTATCCCGCCGAATGGTGGCACTTCACGCTGAAAAACGAGCCCTACCCCGAGACCTACTTTGACGAGCCCGTCCGCTAA
- a CDS encoding Na+/H+ antiporter NhaC family protein, with amino-acid sequence MYEPGWTSLLPPLLAIGLALWSRQVYLALAGGIWLGATLLAGGNPLSGLADAIESIIAVLGNAGDARVIAFTLLIGALIATIEASGGVRGFIGWLESRRWGNSGKRAQWLAFFSGIVIFIESNITVLVAGTVARPLIDRYRVAREKLAYIIDSTSAPICILIPLNAWGAFNLSLLGNLDVDNPLGVFAESISMNFYAWFAVGLTALVIAFNWNIGPMREAEARAASQDPVSESDKETEGGKAINMVLPLIVLITTMPLGLWITGEGNLAQGSGSTSVLWAVLAALACTWLLVLGQRQMNVSQLMDIFLEGAGRLLPMAIILLLALALGDTAKALGTGPWVASQIPQDLAASLLLPAVFLSSAFIAFSVGSSWGTFAIMIPIAIPAGMALGLPPAPFLAAVLSGGIFGDHSSPISDTTVISSLASGSDHIAHVRTQLPYALLAGGCATAAFAMLGMSI; translated from the coding sequence ATGTACGAACCCGGATGGACATCACTCCTTCCTCCCCTGCTGGCCATTGGCCTGGCCCTCTGGTCGCGCCAGGTCTATCTGGCCCTGGCAGGTGGCATATGGCTGGGAGCCACGCTGCTGGCGGGCGGCAACCCGCTCTCCGGGCTGGCGGATGCTATCGAGAGTATTATCGCGGTGCTTGGCAATGCCGGGGACGCCAGAGTCATTGCCTTTACGCTGCTCATAGGCGCCCTCATTGCCACCATTGAGGCCAGCGGTGGCGTGCGTGGTTTTATTGGCTGGCTGGAATCCAGACGCTGGGGTAACAGCGGCAAGCGAGCCCAGTGGCTGGCGTTTTTCAGCGGCATTGTCATCTTCATCGAATCCAATATCACCGTACTGGTGGCAGGCACCGTGGCCCGGCCGCTGATTGATCGCTACCGTGTCGCCCGGGAAAAACTCGCCTACATCATCGATTCAACCTCAGCGCCCATTTGTATTCTGATTCCGCTCAATGCCTGGGGCGCTTTCAATCTCAGCCTGCTGGGCAACCTGGATGTAGACAATCCACTGGGCGTATTCGCCGAGTCCATCAGCATGAATTTCTATGCCTGGTTTGCCGTGGGACTCACCGCACTGGTCATCGCCTTTAACTGGAATATTGGCCCCATGCGTGAAGCGGAGGCACGGGCTGCCTCCCAGGATCCAGTGTCAGAGAGCGACAAAGAAACCGAGGGCGGCAAGGCCATCAATATGGTACTGCCGCTGATCGTGCTGATTACCACCATGCCGCTCGGACTTTGGATTACCGGTGAGGGCAACCTCGCCCAGGGTTCCGGCTCCACCTCAGTGCTGTGGGCGGTACTGGCAGCGCTAGCCTGCACCTGGCTGCTGGTGCTGGGCCAACGGCAGATGAACGTTTCTCAGCTCATGGATATTTTCCTGGAGGGTGCGGGTAGGTTGTTGCCGATGGCCATCATTCTGTTGCTGGCCCTGGCGCTGGGCGACACCGCCAAGGCACTCGGCACCGGCCCCTGGGTCGCCTCGCAAATTCCACAGGATCTGGCCGCCAGCCTGTTGCTACCTGCGGTATTCCTGAGCTCGGCATTTATCGCCTTCTCCGTGGGATCCAGCTGGGGTACGTTTGCCATCATGATTCCCATTGCCATTCCGGCCGGCATGGCCCTGGGGCTGCCACCGGCACCGTTTCTTGCGGCGGTGCTGTCCGGGGGCATTTTTGGTGATCACTCCTCACCCATCAGCGATACCACCGTGATCTCCTCGCTGGCCTCAGGATCTGACCACATCGCCCACGTGCGCACCCAATTACCCTATGCCCTGCTCGCCGGCGGCTGTGCCACCGCCGCCTTTGCAATGCTGGGCATGTCGATCTAG
- a CDS encoding SOUL family heme-binding protein, translating to MMLRALLLCVAILLIPNMAKALEEPHWDLLDTLGDVELRRYAPSIEARTPLRSGRESSGGFQRLAGYIFGGNDEGAKIAMTAPVGETLSGDNPVMSFTMPGAYSMDDLPTPENGSVTLHETPERLVAAVTFSGWATSSKINRYRRTLLTTLSENGISLRGEPTLNQYNPPWTPPFLRRNEIVVEIEAATSTD from the coding sequence ATGATGTTGCGAGCGCTCTTATTGTGCGTGGCCATATTACTCATACCCAATATGGCTAAAGCACTGGAAGAACCCCACTGGGATTTGCTGGACACGCTCGGTGACGTCGAGCTGCGGCGCTATGCCCCCAGCATCGAGGCGCGCACGCCACTACGCAGCGGTCGTGAGAGCAGCGGCGGCTTTCAGCGACTGGCGGGCTACATTTTTGGTGGTAACGACGAGGGAGCGAAGATTGCCATGACCGCCCCGGTTGGCGAGACCCTGTCGGGCGACAATCCGGTCATGAGTTTCACCATGCCCGGAGCCTATAGCATGGACGATCTTCCGACCCCAGAGAACGGCAGTGTGACTTTGCACGAGACCCCGGAACGACTGGTGGCAGCAGTGACCTTCTCCGGGTGGGCCACCAGCAGCAAAATTAACCGCTATCGTCGCACCCTGCTGACCACACTGAGCGAGAACGGCATCAGCCTGCGGGGCGAGCCCACCCTGAATCAGTACAACCCACCCTGGACCCCACCGTTCTTGCGGCGCAATGAGATCGTCGTCGAAATCGAGGCGGCCACCTCTACGGACTGA